A genome region from Arachis duranensis cultivar V14167 chromosome 6, aradu.V14167.gnm2.J7QH, whole genome shotgun sequence includes the following:
- the LOC107492954 gene encoding uncharacterized protein LOC107492954, with protein sequence MPRLYYDTFHPTIHFQISSSSLSLPKPMISRCSIVQSHHPNFTISYLIDSCSLSPDTAALTFQKLHLPSAERPDSVLTLLREHGFTDTQISNLIRKRLLFLLANPDILLPKFQFFLSIGIFNTNLARTLTADPTLLTRNLEKQIIPCYNFLKSVLISDEKVASSLKRTSWVFLEDHKKNLVPNLNLLKEMDVPKSCVTLLLTHFSEALMQKKKNFAKLSKEIKEMGFNPKNTIFVLAIHVLSGEGNKSIYNRCYEVYKRWGWSTLGGGRKGGQGWNWREGGDAVEVGGMKVRERSRSRGERRKGGRRRNG encoded by the coding sequence ATGCCTAGATTGTACTATGACACATTTCATCCCACAATCCACTTTCagatatcatcatcatcattatcactcCCTAAACCAATGATCTCCCGCTGCAGCATAGTCCAATCTCACCACCCCAATTTCACAATCTCATACCTGATTGACTCATGTAGTCTCTCTCCAGACACTGCTGCTCTTACTTTCCAAAAGCTTCACCTTCCTTCTGCTGAAAGACCAGACTCAGTTCTCACCCTTCTCAGGGAGCATGGTTTCACAGATACCCAGATTTCAAACCTCATCAGAAAACGCCTATTGTTTCTCTTAGCAAACCCAGATATCCTCTTGCCAAAGTTTCAATTTTTCCTCTCCATTGGGATTTTCAATACCAACCTCGCAAGAACCCTAACTGCTGATCCAACCCTTTTGACCCGGAACTTGGAGAAACAGATCATACCCTGTTACAATTTTCTCAAGAGTGTGTTGATTTCTGATGAAAAGGTTGCATCTTCATTGAAGCGCACATCTTGGGTCTTCCTCGAGGATCACAAGAAGAACCTCGTACCAAACCTCAATCTCCTAAAAGAGATGGATGTTCCTAAATCATGTGTTACGCTGTTGCTGACTCATTTTTCGGAGGCATTGatgcagaaaaagaaaaactttgCAAAGCTTTCTAAGGAGATTAAAGAAATGGGGTTTAAtccaaaaaatacaatttttgtgTTGGCCATTCATGTGCTCTCAGGTGAGGGTAACAAATCCATATATAACCGCTGTTACGAGGTTTATAAGAGGTGGGGTTGGTCCACTTTGGGAGGTGGAAGGAAAGGTGGTCAGGGGTGGAATTGGAGGGAAGGAGGGGATGCGGTGGAGGTGGGAGGAATGAAGGTGAGAGAGAGAAGCAGGAGCAGAGGAGAGAGACGGAaaggtggaagaagaagaaatggttaa
- the LOC107492973 gene encoding uncharacterized protein LOC107492973 — MRDNERSIGRSRGFGYVTFASMDDAKDVLSGEHVLGNRMLEVKVATPKWGYGIPSGRPSRADWRDLGMGHDEMRGLLPIAFEYSARMLFTKASSSAHMLHAMNCAPK, encoded by the exons atGCGTGACAAT GAGCGATCAATTGGACGATCTCGTGGATTTGGATATGTTACATTTGCTTCAATGGATGATGCTAAG GATGTTCTATCAGGTGAACATGTTCTTGGCAACAGGATGCTGGAAGTCAAAGTGGCCACACCAAAG tGGGGTTATGGAATTCCCAGTGGGAGGCCATCAAGAGCAGATTGGAG AGACTTGGGAATGGGACACGATGAAATGAGGGGATTACTCCCTATTGCTTTTGAATATTCAGCGAGAATGCTGTTCACAAAGGCATCTTCCAGTGCTCATATGTTGCATGCCATGAACTGTGCGCCAAAGTAG